A single genomic interval of Festucalex cinctus isolate MCC-2025b chromosome 16, RoL_Fcin_1.0, whole genome shotgun sequence harbors:
- the ndrg2 gene encoding protein NDRG2 isoform X2, whose product MTTEMQEITITEDKPLLTGQADSSKDAELAARILLDQGQEHSVETPHGVLHVTLHGTRNSRRPAILTFHDVGLDSKSCFLPLFKFEEMQEIVKNFTLIHIDAPGQEDGAAVYPAGYQYPTMETIAEMIPAVLQFFNFRTVIGVGVGAGAYILSKFTLANPDSVEGLVLINIDTNARGWMDWAAQKLSSVTSSLTEQIMSHLFSQEELSSNTDVVQSHRERINKAPHLLNIELFWKTYNSRRDLNLDRSSTFKCPVMLVVGDQAPYEDAAVECNSKLDPTTTSFLKMADAGGLPQLTQPAKLTEAFKYFIQGMGYMASSCMTRLSRSRTTSLSSSYSMEGSRSRSRTLSQGSQGGQMPPSPSQTMEVSC is encoded by the exons ATGACAACGGAGATGCAAGAGATCACCATCACGGAGGACAAGCCGCTGCTCACTGGCCAGGCCGACTCCAGCAAG GATGCTGAGCTGGCAGCCAGGATTCTCCTGGACCAAGGCCAG GAGCACAGTGTGGAGACCCCTCACGGCGTCCTGCACGTGACGCTGCACGGCACACGGAACAGCCGCCGGCCCGCCATCCTCACCTTCCATGACGTCGGCCTGGACA GCAAGAGCTGTTTCTTACCGTTATTCAAGTTTGAGGAGATGCAAGAAATCGTCAAGAATTTTACACTGATCCACATCGACGCTCCGGGCCAAGAGGACGGGGCGGCTGTTTACCCGGCGGG ctACCAGTACCCAACCATGGAGACCATCGCAGAGATGATTCCCGCTGTCCTGCAGTTCTTCAA CTTCCGTACTGTGATCGGAGTGGGCGTCGGCGCCGGAGCATACATCTTGTCGAAATTCACG CTCGCCAACCCAGACTCTGTGGAGGGTTTGGTTCTGATCAACATCGACACAAACGCCCGAGGGTGGATGGACTGGGCTGCTCAAAAG CTCAGCTCTGTGACGTCGTCGCTCACCGAACAGATCATGTCCCACCTTTTCAGCCAG GAGGAGCTGTCATCCAACACAGATGTGGTGCAGTCTCACAGAGAGCGTATCAATAAAGCACCTCACCTGCTCAACATCGAACTCTTCTGGAAAACCTACAACAG CCGCAGGGATTTGAACTTGGACCGCAGTAGCACCTTCAA GTGTCCAGTCATGTTGGTGGTGGGCGACCAAGCGCCGTACGAGGACGCCGCC GTGGAATGCAACAGCAAACTGGaccccaccaccacctcctTCCTCAAG ATGGCCGACGCCGGCGGCCTCCCCCAGCTCACTCAG CCTGCTAAACTGACCGAGGCGTTCAAGTACTTCATCCAAGGAATGGGCTACA TGGCTTCATCATGCATGACCCGCCTGTCCCGCTCGCGCACCACCTCGCTGTCCTCCTCGTACTCCATGGAAGGGTCTCGCTCGCGCTCGCGCACGCTGTCCCAGGGCTCGCAGGGGGGGCAGATGCCGCCCAGCCCCTCGCAGACCATGGAAGTGTCCTGCTGA
- the ndrg2 gene encoding protein NDRG2 isoform X1, translated as MTTEMQEITITEDKPLLTGQADSSKQDAELAARILLDQGQEHSVETPHGVLHVTLHGTRNSRRPAILTFHDVGLDSKSCFLPLFKFEEMQEIVKNFTLIHIDAPGQEDGAAVYPAGYQYPTMETIAEMIPAVLQFFNFRTVIGVGVGAGAYILSKFTLANPDSVEGLVLINIDTNARGWMDWAAQKLSSVTSSLTEQIMSHLFSQEELSSNTDVVQSHRERINKAPHLLNIELFWKTYNSRRDLNLDRSSTFKCPVMLVVGDQAPYEDAAVECNSKLDPTTTSFLKMADAGGLPQLTQPAKLTEAFKYFIQGMGYMASSCMTRLSRSRTTSLSSSYSMEGSRSRSRTLSQGSQGGQMPPSPSQTMEVSC; from the exons ATGACAACGGAGATGCAAGAGATCACCATCACGGAGGACAAGCCGCTGCTCACTGGCCAGGCCGACTCCAGCAAG CAGGATGCTGAGCTGGCAGCCAGGATTCTCCTGGACCAAGGCCAG GAGCACAGTGTGGAGACCCCTCACGGCGTCCTGCACGTGACGCTGCACGGCACACGGAACAGCCGCCGGCCCGCCATCCTCACCTTCCATGACGTCGGCCTGGACA GCAAGAGCTGTTTCTTACCGTTATTCAAGTTTGAGGAGATGCAAGAAATCGTCAAGAATTTTACACTGATCCACATCGACGCTCCGGGCCAAGAGGACGGGGCGGCTGTTTACCCGGCGGG ctACCAGTACCCAACCATGGAGACCATCGCAGAGATGATTCCCGCTGTCCTGCAGTTCTTCAA CTTCCGTACTGTGATCGGAGTGGGCGTCGGCGCCGGAGCATACATCTTGTCGAAATTCACG CTCGCCAACCCAGACTCTGTGGAGGGTTTGGTTCTGATCAACATCGACACAAACGCCCGAGGGTGGATGGACTGGGCTGCTCAAAAG CTCAGCTCTGTGACGTCGTCGCTCACCGAACAGATCATGTCCCACCTTTTCAGCCAG GAGGAGCTGTCATCCAACACAGATGTGGTGCAGTCTCACAGAGAGCGTATCAATAAAGCACCTCACCTGCTCAACATCGAACTCTTCTGGAAAACCTACAACAG CCGCAGGGATTTGAACTTGGACCGCAGTAGCACCTTCAA GTGTCCAGTCATGTTGGTGGTGGGCGACCAAGCGCCGTACGAGGACGCCGCC GTGGAATGCAACAGCAAACTGGaccccaccaccacctcctTCCTCAAG ATGGCCGACGCCGGCGGCCTCCCCCAGCTCACTCAG CCTGCTAAACTGACCGAGGCGTTCAAGTACTTCATCCAAGGAATGGGCTACA TGGCTTCATCATGCATGACCCGCCTGTCCCGCTCGCGCACCACCTCGCTGTCCTCCTCGTACTCCATGGAAGGGTCTCGCTCGCGCTCGCGCACGCTGTCCCAGGGCTCGCAGGGGGGGCAGATGCCGCCCAGCCCCTCGCAGACCATGGAAGTGTCCTGCTGA